A single genomic interval of Corvus hawaiiensis isolate bCorHaw1 chromosome 5, bCorHaw1.pri.cur, whole genome shotgun sequence harbors:
- the INTS12 gene encoding integrator complex subunit 12 isoform X2 yields MLYMNCFSFLLTHVEDSTMAATVNLELDPIFLKALGFLHSKSKDSAEKLKALLDESLARGTDSSYRPSQKEVEQPKVSVTKPIKQEPKASSSLPSGNNNGKPTTSEKVKKETEKRSADKTKGDPAEGADAPKKPRVEKQEARSSPITVQTSKDLSMPDLSSFEETSADDFAMEMGLACVVCRQMTVTFVNQLVECQECHNLYHQDCHKPQVTDKEVNDPRLVWYCARCTRQMKRMAQKTQKPPQKPAPAVVSVAPALKDPLVKKPEIKLKPETPPAFLAFKRTEVKTSAAVSGNSASTSVSSSATSGLTGWAAFAAKTSSANPSTAKLGSTAQSASGKPAASSNNQKPVGLSGLATSKTGLGSKIASANNSANPVQLKPPPPLTLGKTTLSRSVSSDNVSKAGLPSPSSAAPSPSSQGGGNGGSGTAGTSAGSAGKAAADSGNQSASLKGPTSQESQLNAMKRLQMVKKKAAQKKLKK; encoded by the exons ATGCTCTATatgaattgtttttcttttcttttaaccCACGTTGAAGACTCAACTATGGCTGCTACAGTGAACTTGGAGCTGGATCCCATTTTTCTGAAAGCCCTGGGTTTTTTGCACTCAAAGAGTAAGGATTctgctgaaaagctgaaagcaCTTCTTGATGAGTCGTTGGCCAGAGGAACTGACTCAAGCTATCGTCCCTCTCAGAAG gAAGTAGAGCAACCAAAAGTATCTGTTACCAAACCTATTAAGCAAGAGCCTAAAGCTTCATCCAGTTTGCCTTCTGGCAACAACAATGGCAAGCCCACTACAtcagaaaaggtgaaaaaagaaacagaaaagagatCTGCAGATAAA ACAAAAGGGGATCCTGCTGAAGGAGCTGATGCACCAAAGAAGCCCAGGGTAGAGAAGCAAGAAGCTCGTTCCTCTCCTATTACAGTTCAGACGAGCAAGGATTTATCCATGCCTGATTTATCTAGCTTTGAGGAAACCAGTGCTGATGACTTTGCTATGGAGATGGGATTAGCCTGTGTTGTTTGCAG GCAAATGACAGTTACTTTTGTGAATCAGCTAGTGGAGTGTCAGGAGTGCCATAATCTCTACCACCAGGATTGCCATAAACCTCAGGTGACAGACAAGGAAGTGAATGATCCTCGACTTGTCTGGTATTGTGCCCGCTGTACCAGGCAGATGAAGAGAATG GCTCAGAAGACACAAAAACCACCTCAGaaaccagctcctgcagtgGTTTCAGTTGCACCAGCTTTGAAGGACCCGTTGGTCAAGAAACCAGAAATCAAGTTAAAACCTGAGACTCCACCAGCTTTTCTGGCATTCAAGAGAACAGAAGTCAAG aCCTCAGCAGCAGTTTCGGGGAACTCTGCCAGTACAAGCGTTTCCTCTTCAGCGACGAGTGGCCTTACAGGATGGGCTGCTTTTGCAGCCAAAACCTCCTCTGCCAACCCATCAACTGCCAAACTGGGATCGACAGCACAGAGTGCCAGCGGGAAACCTGCAGCTTCTTCAAATAACCAGAAACCCGTGGGTTTGTCAGGGCTGGCGACTTCAAAAACAGGACTGGGGTCCAAAATAGCTTCCGCCAACAACAGCGCGAACCCCGTGCAGCTGAAGCCTCCCCCGCCGCTGACCCTGGGCAAGACGACGCTGAGCCGCTCGGTGAGCAGCGACAACGTGAGCAAGGCGgggctccccagccccagcagcgccgcccccagccccagcagccagggcGGCGGCAACGGCGGCAGCGGCACCGCGGGCACCAGCGCGGGCAGCGCCGGCAAAGCCGCGGCCGACAGCGGCAACCAGTCAGCGTCCCTGAAGGGCCCCACCTCGCAGGAGTCCCAGCTCAACGCCATGAAAAGGCTGCAAATGGTCAAGAAGAAGGCTGCTCAAAAGAAACTCAAGAAGTAG
- the INTS12 gene encoding integrator complex subunit 12 isoform X1, which yields MLYMNCFSFLLTHVEDSTMAATVNLELDPIFLKALGFLHSKSKDSAEKLKALLDESLARGTDSSYRPSQKEDLSLEKEHLFLRKEVEQPKVSVTKPIKQEPKASSSLPSGNNNGKPTTSEKVKKETEKRSADKTKGDPAEGADAPKKPRVEKQEARSSPITVQTSKDLSMPDLSSFEETSADDFAMEMGLACVVCRQMTVTFVNQLVECQECHNLYHQDCHKPQVTDKEVNDPRLVWYCARCTRQMKRMAQKTQKPPQKPAPAVVSVAPALKDPLVKKPEIKLKPETPPAFLAFKRTEVKTSAAVSGNSASTSVSSSATSGLTGWAAFAAKTSSANPSTAKLGSTAQSASGKPAASSNNQKPVGLSGLATSKTGLGSKIASANNSANPVQLKPPPPLTLGKTTLSRSVSSDNVSKAGLPSPSSAAPSPSSQGGGNGGSGTAGTSAGSAGKAAADSGNQSASLKGPTSQESQLNAMKRLQMVKKKAAQKKLKK from the exons ATGCTCTATatgaattgtttttcttttcttttaaccCACGTTGAAGACTCAACTATGGCTGCTACAGTGAACTTGGAGCTGGATCCCATTTTTCTGAAAGCCCTGGGTTTTTTGCACTCAAAGAGTAAGGATTctgctgaaaagctgaaagcaCTTCTTGATGAGTCGTTGGCCAGAGGAACTGACTCAAGCTATCGTCCCTCTCAGAAG GAGGATCTGTCTTTGGAAAAGGAGCACCTTTTCCTTAGAAAG gAAGTAGAGCAACCAAAAGTATCTGTTACCAAACCTATTAAGCAAGAGCCTAAAGCTTCATCCAGTTTGCCTTCTGGCAACAACAATGGCAAGCCCACTACAtcagaaaaggtgaaaaaagaaacagaaaagagatCTGCAGATAAA ACAAAAGGGGATCCTGCTGAAGGAGCTGATGCACCAAAGAAGCCCAGGGTAGAGAAGCAAGAAGCTCGTTCCTCTCCTATTACAGTTCAGACGAGCAAGGATTTATCCATGCCTGATTTATCTAGCTTTGAGGAAACCAGTGCTGATGACTTTGCTATGGAGATGGGATTAGCCTGTGTTGTTTGCAG GCAAATGACAGTTACTTTTGTGAATCAGCTAGTGGAGTGTCAGGAGTGCCATAATCTCTACCACCAGGATTGCCATAAACCTCAGGTGACAGACAAGGAAGTGAATGATCCTCGACTTGTCTGGTATTGTGCCCGCTGTACCAGGCAGATGAAGAGAATG GCTCAGAAGACACAAAAACCACCTCAGaaaccagctcctgcagtgGTTTCAGTTGCACCAGCTTTGAAGGACCCGTTGGTCAAGAAACCAGAAATCAAGTTAAAACCTGAGACTCCACCAGCTTTTCTGGCATTCAAGAGAACAGAAGTCAAG aCCTCAGCAGCAGTTTCGGGGAACTCTGCCAGTACAAGCGTTTCCTCTTCAGCGACGAGTGGCCTTACAGGATGGGCTGCTTTTGCAGCCAAAACCTCCTCTGCCAACCCATCAACTGCCAAACTGGGATCGACAGCACAGAGTGCCAGCGGGAAACCTGCAGCTTCTTCAAATAACCAGAAACCCGTGGGTTTGTCAGGGCTGGCGACTTCAAAAACAGGACTGGGGTCCAAAATAGCTTCCGCCAACAACAGCGCGAACCCCGTGCAGCTGAAGCCTCCCCCGCCGCTGACCCTGGGCAAGACGACGCTGAGCCGCTCGGTGAGCAGCGACAACGTGAGCAAGGCGgggctccccagccccagcagcgccgcccccagccccagcagccagggcGGCGGCAACGGCGGCAGCGGCACCGCGGGCACCAGCGCGGGCAGCGCCGGCAAAGCCGCGGCCGACAGCGGCAACCAGTCAGCGTCCCTGAAGGGCCCCACCTCGCAGGAGTCCCAGCTCAACGCCATGAAAAGGCTGCAAATGGTCAAGAAGAAGGCTGCTCAAAAGAAACTCAAGAAGTAG
- the INTS12 gene encoding integrator complex subunit 12 isoform X3: protein MAATVNLELDPIFLKALGFLHSKSKDSAEKLKALLDESLARGTDSSYRPSQKEDLSLEKEHLFLRKEVEQPKVSVTKPIKQEPKASSSLPSGNNNGKPTTSEKVKKETEKRSADKTKGDPAEGADAPKKPRVEKQEARSSPITVQTSKDLSMPDLSSFEETSADDFAMEMGLACVVCRQMTVTFVNQLVECQECHNLYHQDCHKPQVTDKEVNDPRLVWYCARCTRQMKRMAQKTQKPPQKPAPAVVSVAPALKDPLVKKPEIKLKPETPPAFLAFKRTEVKTSAAVSGNSASTSVSSSATSGLTGWAAFAAKTSSANPSTAKLGSTAQSASGKPAASSNNQKPVGLSGLATSKTGLGSKIASANNSANPVQLKPPPPLTLGKTTLSRSVSSDNVSKAGLPSPSSAAPSPSSQGGGNGGSGTAGTSAGSAGKAAADSGNQSASLKGPTSQESQLNAMKRLQMVKKKAAQKKLKK from the exons ATGGCTGCTACAGTGAACTTGGAGCTGGATCCCATTTTTCTGAAAGCCCTGGGTTTTTTGCACTCAAAGAGTAAGGATTctgctgaaaagctgaaagcaCTTCTTGATGAGTCGTTGGCCAGAGGAACTGACTCAAGCTATCGTCCCTCTCAGAAG GAGGATCTGTCTTTGGAAAAGGAGCACCTTTTCCTTAGAAAG gAAGTAGAGCAACCAAAAGTATCTGTTACCAAACCTATTAAGCAAGAGCCTAAAGCTTCATCCAGTTTGCCTTCTGGCAACAACAATGGCAAGCCCACTACAtcagaaaaggtgaaaaaagaaacagaaaagagatCTGCAGATAAA ACAAAAGGGGATCCTGCTGAAGGAGCTGATGCACCAAAGAAGCCCAGGGTAGAGAAGCAAGAAGCTCGTTCCTCTCCTATTACAGTTCAGACGAGCAAGGATTTATCCATGCCTGATTTATCTAGCTTTGAGGAAACCAGTGCTGATGACTTTGCTATGGAGATGGGATTAGCCTGTGTTGTTTGCAG GCAAATGACAGTTACTTTTGTGAATCAGCTAGTGGAGTGTCAGGAGTGCCATAATCTCTACCACCAGGATTGCCATAAACCTCAGGTGACAGACAAGGAAGTGAATGATCCTCGACTTGTCTGGTATTGTGCCCGCTGTACCAGGCAGATGAAGAGAATG GCTCAGAAGACACAAAAACCACCTCAGaaaccagctcctgcagtgGTTTCAGTTGCACCAGCTTTGAAGGACCCGTTGGTCAAGAAACCAGAAATCAAGTTAAAACCTGAGACTCCACCAGCTTTTCTGGCATTCAAGAGAACAGAAGTCAAG aCCTCAGCAGCAGTTTCGGGGAACTCTGCCAGTACAAGCGTTTCCTCTTCAGCGACGAGTGGCCTTACAGGATGGGCTGCTTTTGCAGCCAAAACCTCCTCTGCCAACCCATCAACTGCCAAACTGGGATCGACAGCACAGAGTGCCAGCGGGAAACCTGCAGCTTCTTCAAATAACCAGAAACCCGTGGGTTTGTCAGGGCTGGCGACTTCAAAAACAGGACTGGGGTCCAAAATAGCTTCCGCCAACAACAGCGCGAACCCCGTGCAGCTGAAGCCTCCCCCGCCGCTGACCCTGGGCAAGACGACGCTGAGCCGCTCGGTGAGCAGCGACAACGTGAGCAAGGCGgggctccccagccccagcagcgccgcccccagccccagcagccagggcGGCGGCAACGGCGGCAGCGGCACCGCGGGCACCAGCGCGGGCAGCGCCGGCAAAGCCGCGGCCGACAGCGGCAACCAGTCAGCGTCCCTGAAGGGCCCCACCTCGCAGGAGTCCCAGCTCAACGCCATGAAAAGGCTGCAAATGGTCAAGAAGAAGGCTGCTCAAAAGAAACTCAAGAAGTAG